From Falco cherrug isolate bFalChe1 chromosome 4, bFalChe1.pri, whole genome shotgun sequence, one genomic window encodes:
- the NKTR gene encoding NK-tumor recognition protein isoform X8, protein MQRLRTYRPPSGEKWSKGDKLSDPCTSRWDERSASRRSRSWSHNGYSDLSTVRYSSHHKKHRKEKKKVKHKKKSKKQKHFKTHKQMKKKKTSASSDVESSHSFLRRRKSSCDHERKSRSSSLSSRRSSRRDWSKSDKEDQSSSTLSSRGTRSYYRSRSRSKSRSYSRRSSRSRSASKSSRSRSRSRSSSNPRHQKTVSNSPRNISVRLNENKLSKTAEPVRAVILPSDKVVVPPVVPENLPVIPLSDSPPPSRWKPGQKPWKPSYERIQEMKAKTTHLIPTQTNYNLVVVKEANTSSSYRKQQRSSDSDRSGYSKYRSDRSSDSWQRSRSRSSRSRSYSRSYTRSRSPSSSRTKSRSSGRSPSLSKYHSDRSGCSESTSYYSLSDDDRHRNKRKSISSDQKARSLKLRQETSSESTLPYKCTKDYDESSQGLKESDSLSSSDFSTDSERSAKMKVVQEKEGRFRLEGDTQKQDKNSLSSERGEEKFKCEQDSDHAKKKAAKEKSSEQPRGGAKTKRKSYSGSKWDSESNSERGEARHNRGDSRPSSSKEEGEATSGSDTELSVTKRIKKQSNSSEGFLDSDCTWKTSKQLSSSESESSRSSSTNIRGKSKKHKQGLKKSLKKSHSKKAKEKSKGKKEKKHKVQKRKEMFHWQPPLEFGEEDDDEINEKPLTSDDKKERQPTRDIKDKKQVYEKDEIVKDKMGNGEKACADENLLGKNTTCGASPDRSNLNKDSIEINASTSILNSGINVITCKNEIKQAEESNQNGLEDVIQTDDNMEICTPDRNSPGKVDVDVLSPVILSAKPQALSASRNKDLQVETPEQDTVKLGNNIIDFINIKEEKEAGRQENNSAPVSSAKDCSIKSEVTENTQSNMTDNKWKPLQGVGNLQPATISPAAEVKNVASASEPKPAGLRIEIKAKNKVRPGSLFDEVRKTARLNRRPRNQESSSEEESPSRDDNSPSRSLSRSRSKSESKSRHRTRSVSYSHSRSRSRSSTYSYRSRSYTRSRSRGWYSRDRSRSRSSSYHSYKSRSRTYSRSRSRSSSYGHHSRSSRSYTYDSYYSRSRSRSKRSDSYRRSRSYDRRSRSYGSDSESDRSYSNNRSPSESSRYS, encoded by the exons ATGCAGAGATTACGAACGTACAGACCACCTAGTGGAGAAAAATGGAGCAAAGGCGATAA GTTGAGTGACCCATGTACAAGCAGATGGGATGAAAGAAGTGCATCCCGGAGATCAAGATCCTGGTCACATAACGGTTATTCTGATCTAAGTACTGTGAGATATTCTAGCCATcacaaaaagcacaggaaagagaaaaagaaggtgaaacataaaaagaaatctaaaaagcaaaagcatttcaagacgcacaagcaaatgaaaaaaaagaaaacatcagccTCATCAGATGTAGAATCTTCTCATTCCTTCCTCAGGAGGAGAAAATCATCTTGTGATCATGAGAGGAAATCTCGTTCTTCTTCATTGTCTTCTAGACGTTCATCCAGAAGAGACTGGTCTAAATCTGATAAGGAAGATCAGAGCTCATCAACTTTATCAAGCAGAGGGACTCGGTCATACTACAGGTCCAGATCTAGGTCTAAATCAAGATCTTATTCCCGAAGAAGTTCTAGATCAAGATCAGCCTCTAAATCGTCACGTTCTCGAAGTAGGTCAAGGTCAAGTTCTAACCCTAGGCATCAAAAGACAGTTTCCAATTCTCCACGAAACATTTCAGTAcgattaaatgaaaataagttgAGCAAGACTGCTGAGCCTGTAAGAGCAGTTATACTCCCAAGTGATAAAGTTGTCGTACCACCAGTTGTCCCAGAAAACCTCCCTGTTATACCCTTAAGTGATAGTCCACCGCCTTCAAGGTGGAAACCTGGGCAGAAACCATGGAAGCCATCTTATGAGAGAATTCAGGAGATGAAAGCTAAAACAACCCATTTAATACCCACACAAACTAATTACAATTTAGTAGTTGTTAAAGAGGCTAACACTTCTTCCTCATATCGTAAGCAACAAAGGAGTTCTGATAGCGATCGAAGCGGTTATTCCAAATATCGTAGTGACAGAAGCTCAGATAGTTGGCAGAGATCAAGAAGCAGGTCCTCTCGAAGCAGGTCATACTCAAGATCTTACACGAGATCCAGAAGTCCATCTAGCTCTAGGACAAAATCTCGTTCTTCTGGCAGATCACCGTCACTGAGTAAATACCACAGTGATAGGTCAGGTTGTAGTGAATCAACATCTTACTATTCCCTTAGTGATGATGAtagacacagaaacaaaagaaaatccatatCAAGTGATCAAAAAGCTCGGTCTCTTAAACTGAGGCAAGAAACGAGCTCTGAAAGTACTCTCCCTTATAAGTGTACAAAAGACTACGATGAATCTTCTCAAGGACTGAAAGAGAGTGACAGTTTATCATCTTCAGACTTCTCTACTGACAGTGAGCGTTCTGCCAAAATGAAAGTAGTCCAAGAAAAAGAAGGCCGTTTTCGATTAGAAGGAGATACTCAGAAGCAGGATAAAAATAGCTTAAGTTctgagagaggggaggagaaatTTAAGTGTGAGCAGGATTCTGATCATgctaaaaagaaagcagctaagGAGAAATCTTCTGAGCAGCCTAGAGGTGGTGCAAAAACTAAACGAAAATCCTATTCGGGTAGTAAATGGGACTCTGAATCAAATTCTGAAAGAGGAGAGGCAAGACATAATAGGGGAGATTCCAGACCCTCCTCTAGtaaagaggaaggagaggccACATCAGGATCTGATACAGAGCTTAGCGTCACCAAAAGGATAAAAAAGCAATCAAATTCTTCAGAAGGCTTTCTGGATTCTGATTGTACATGGAAGACAAGCAAACAGTTGTCATCTTCTGAATCTGAGAGTTCTCGTTCTAGCTCAACAAACATTAGAGGAAAgtcaaaaaaacacaaacagggcttgaaaaaatctcttaaaaaatCACActccaaaaaagcaaaagaaaaatcaaaagggaaaaaggagaagaaacacaaagttcagaaaagaaaagaaatgtttcattggCAACCCCCTCTGGAGTTTGGTGAAGAAGATGATGATGAGATAAATGAAAAGCCACTTACCAGTGATGATAAAAAAGAGAGGCAGCCTACCAGGGACATAAAGGATAAAAAGCAAGTTTATGAAAAGGATGAAATAGTCAAAGATAAAATGGGGAATGGTGAAAAGGCTTGTGCGGATGAAAACCTTTTAGGTAAAAACACTACATGTGGTGCCTCACCAGATCGCAGTAACCTCAATAAGGATAGCATTGAAATAAATGCTTCAACCAGTATTTTAAACTCAGGAATAAATGTGATCACTTGCAAGAATGAGATTAAACAGGCTGAGGAAAGTAACCAGAACGGATTGGAAGATGTTATTCAGACAGATGACAACATGGAGATTTGTACTCCTGATCGTAATTCACCAGGGAAGGTTGATGTGGACGTTTTGTCTCCTGTCATTCTCTCTGCTAAACCTCAGGCTTTAAGTGCTAGTAGAAACAAAGATTTACAGGTTGAGACCCCTGAACAAGATACTGTCAAGCTAGGAAACAATATTATAGactttattaatattaaagaagaaaaagaagcaggaaggCAAGAAAATAACTCTGCTCCTGTGTCTAGTGCTAAGGACTGTAGTATAAAAAGTGAAGTTACTGAAAATACGCAAAGCAATATGACAGATAATAAATGGAAGCCGTTGCAAGGTGTTGGTAATTTACAGCCAGCAACAATTAGTCCTGctgcagaagttaaaaatgtAGCTTCAGCATCAGAGCCTAAACCAGCAGGTTTAAGAAttgaaataaaagctaaaaataaagtaagacCTGGATCTCTGTTTGATGAAGTTAGAAAAACAGCACGGCTAAATCGAAGGCCAAGGAACCAAGAAAGTTCCAGTGAGGAAGAATCTCCCAGTAGAGATGACAATAGCCCCTCCAGGAGTCTCAGTAGGTCACGAAGTAAATCGGAGTCTAAATCCAGACACAGAACAAGGTCCGTATCTTACAGTCACTCAAGGAGTCGATCCCGAAGTTCTACATATTCATATAG GTCAAGGAGCTATACAAGAAGCCGAAGCAGAGGATGGTATAGTAGAGATCGGTCAAGAAGTCGAAGCAGTTCTTACCACAGTTACAAGAGTCGTAG TCGAACCTATAGTAGAAGTAGATCCAGAAGTAGTTCTTATGGTCATCACAGTCGATCCAG TAGGTCATACACGTATGATAGTTACTATAGCAGAAGTAGAAGTAGAAGTAAAAGGAGTGACAGCTATCGAAGATCTAGAAGTTACGATAGAAGGTCCAG ATCTTATGGCTCTGACAGTGAAAGCGATCGCAGTTACTCCAACAATCGAAGTCCTAGTGAAAGCAGCAGATATAGCTGA